A genomic segment from Glycine max cultivar Williams 82 chromosome 1, Glycine_max_v4.0, whole genome shotgun sequence encodes:
- the LOC100809950 gene encoding molybdenum cofactor sulfurase yields the protein MYPPCAGGASQPCYNGCFPSSFLASNSDNSHNTPNSSHDFEAATSTTLHPHTQFTNHEALPSLEESYINFTRAYPSFGNTSQVDRIRDQEYHHLNPSNVCFDYTGYGLFSHAQQQKQTASVASSSSCPPPSLPEPPFFVISYKPVTLHSQILYGGQESELESKIRERIMAFMSISEADYTLVFIANEVSAFKLVADSFQFHPDGELLTVYDHKSEAVDEIIETCKEQGVHVSSAKFFWPSLRIMSRKLKKKIMSRRGKRKRGLFVFPPHSNVTGTPYSYIWMSLAQENGWHVLLDARALGSKEMDTLGLAMFKPDFMVCSFYKVFGENPSGFGCLFIKKSTISALKESDNATSMGIVGLFPASRQETEPKEQEFVMDNEETETKSVSAHGTEEVFSTEIVELSLSASLESGKCRERFGTVSGGLEVECRGLDHADSVGLIAISIRGKYLINWLVNALISLQHPHAPTGLSLIRIYGPKIDSHRGPAVAFNVFDWKGEKVDPAIVQKLADRNNVSLSSAFLQNIWFSDKSDEEGQRTLESKVHRVKVLGQPNKTQSSGFGITVVTASLGFLTNFEDLYRLWAFLSRFLDADFVEKEKWRYLALNHKTIYI from the coding sequence atgtatCCACCTTGCGCAGGGGGAGCATCACAGCCCTGCTACAATGGttgttttccttcttcttttcttgccTCCAACTCTGACAACTCTCATAACACTCCCAATTCTAGCCATGACTTTGAGGCAGCCACATCTACCACTCTTCATCCACACACCCAATTCACCAACCATGAGGCTCTCCCTTCTTTGGAAGAGTCCTATATTAACTTCACCAGAGCATACCCTTCATTTGGCAACACTAGTCAAGTTGATCGAATTCGTGACCAAGAATATCACCACTTGAATCCCTCCAATGTTTGTTTTGACTACACTGGATATGGCCTTTTCTCCCACGCTCAGCAGCAAAAGCAAACGGCTTCAGttgcttcttcatcttcttgccCTCCTCCATCCTTGCCTGAACCACCCTTCTTTGTTATCTCCTACAAGCCTGTAACTTTGCATTCTCAGATACTCTACGGCGGCCAGGAATCGGAATTAGAATCCAAAATCAGAGAAAGAATCATGGCGTTTATGAGCATCTCAGAAGCTGATTACACCCTTGTTTTCATTGCCAATGAGGTTTCTGCCTTCAAACTTGTAGCAGACTCTTTCCAATTTCATCCTGATGGAGAGCTTCTTACAGTGTATGATCACAAGAGCGAGGCAGTGGATGAGATTATTGAGACCTGCAAGGAGCAAGGAGTTCATGTCTCGTCAGCTAAGTTCTTCTGGCCAAGTCTCAGAATCATGAGCAGAAAactgaagaaaaagataatgagtagaagagggaagagaaaaagaggTTTATTTGTTTTCCCACCTCATTCAAATGTTACTGGAACACCCTATTCGTATATTTGGATGTCCTTGGCACAGGAAAATGGGTGGCATGTCTTGCTTGATGCACGTGCATTGGGATCTAAGGAGATGGACACATTGGGCCTCGCTATGTTTAAGCCTGATTTTATGGTATgttccttttacaaagtctttGGTGAAAACCCATCAGGTTTTGGGTGCTTATTTATCAAGAAATCCACTATCTCTGCTCTAAAAGAATCAGACAATGCTACAAGCATGGGAATTGTAGGCCTGTTTCCAGCATCTAGACAAGAAACTGAACCAAAGGAACAAGAGTTTGTCATGGATAATGAAGAAACTGAAACAAAATCAGTGTCAGCACATGGGACTGAAGAAGTGTTTTCAACAGAAATTGTGGAGTTAAGCTTAAGCGCATCCCTCGAGTCAGGTAAATGTAGAGAAAGATTTGGCACGGTGAGTGGAGGCTTAGAGGTTGAGTGTAGAGGATTGGACCATGCTGACTCGGTGGGGCTAATAGCAATTAGTATTAGGGGTAAGTATCTTATCAATTGGCTGGTTAATGCATTAATTAGTCTTCAACATCCACATGCTCCAACTGGGCTTTCTCTAATTAGGATATATGGACCTAAGATAGATTCACACCGTGGACCTGCTGTGGCATTTAATGTGTTTGATTGGAAAGGAGAAAAGGTAGATCCTGCAATTGTACAAAAACTAGCAGATAGGAACAATGTATCTTTAAGTAGTGCTTTTTTGCAAAACATATGGTTCTCGGACAAGAGTGATGAAGAGGGACAAAGGACTTTGGAAAGCAAAGTGCATAGGGTGAAAGTGTTGGGCCAACCTAATAAGACACAGAGCAGTGGTTTTGGGATAACTGTGGTGACAGCTTCACTTGGTTTTTTGACAAACTTTGAAGATCTATACAGGCTATGGGCTTTTCTTTCCAGGTTCCTAGATGCAGACTTTGTGGAGAAAGAGAAATGGAGATACTTGGCTCTAAATCACAAAACCATTTATATATGA